The Plasmodium relictum strain SGS1 genome assembly, chromosome: 8 DNA window TATTAtgtagaaataaaaaattacaataattataaaaaaactactattttaaatgattattaaaaaaaaaaataaatatattaaaaatataatgcatatatatatttaagtctttttaaaacttttccttttataatttttagttTATTAGGTACTCACGAATAAAAATGTAACACaaaatacataataaaataaaaactcataaATGATtcacattttatttttaaaagttaaaagctttatatttcttataatttatcattaaattatacaaaaaaatatcgAAATTTCATGGATTTTTGAAATTTGTTTCACCaatatttaattacaaaaattgcagatattttatatatttttaaatatctaTTATCCATTGCATTTATTTCCTTTGAGGCTATTactttaattattaataaattccaaaaaaaattatgaaaattttaactttaaatattttataaaaaaaaaatagttacattaaaattttgtatatataaaatggCAATGAATTACATATGATAATAGTAAATTCAATGTTAACTTTTTACTGTTCAATTTTAGGAAAATATGTTCCTTACTTTTATAAAGTAACGTAAAAATcgatttttaattttttaaagatatcaattaattttatatgcataaaattttctttttttttattaatattcaaTTATAAGGATATATAGacgaaaataaataaaaaggaaatatttatgtatttatattcagtgcaatttaatttaattagaaataaaagtatactataaaaaaggaataaaagtataaaaatacatatatactACTTATTCTCTAAacttataaatttttctagccttaaatatttttacataaacaaatttttaatcttagatttatttttcatattaaataaattaaaaaatgaattatttactcataaaaaatttaatattaatatgaataaaagtcattattttcttgaaatattttaatttcctttttttaaagtcttaaatttaagaaaatatttattttatacaaaaaagaaaattcattTGAAAAAAGGTAAAAAACATAGAGAAAAAATGGATAATTCCACAGTTAATTATTGTAATATGTtggtaaataaaattttcggCTCCAgtattgaaaaatattttaaaatagttaatatttctataatcataattttaatgacagttttacattatatatattcctttaatgaaaatagtaaatattataatgatAAGGTTCtgttatatatgtattatggatttttattttgtgtTATATGTTTTGCTATAAGTATAAACtggtaatatatatatatagagagAGAAAGAGATGTATGTGTATTAACTCTATGGAAAATATATTagtacatttttttattcactcatatttttattaataactttactttttatttaaaaatttcaggatatattatgaatatatgaaaaataaaaaaaataaaaatactcaACAAATAGAAACTAGAggtatttaaatataaaataatcagttttaataatattgtataagtttttttttaaatttgaatGTTATCTTTTTTATGACATATttttgagaaaaaaaatttattttatttttactttatattttttataaataatctaatatatattttcattactgtattattttaaaatcattaattttaattttttcattattacatttttataggtgataaaaaaaaggattaaTCTGccgtatttttttttcaacacGCTTCTCTAGTTGATGTAATATACAATGGATTATATTTCAATACAATATTGGAGCATTTtccacttttttttttctttcttttagaattctataattaatatatatatatatatatattttattaaaaataatagatatgtatatttttatatattttttttttctttttcatacaTAAAatcaattaatatataactaTACTCATTCatacataataataaaaaaaaaaatagaataataaaaattaagcataaaaaaataattagaaaaattgGTTACTATTTCAATTTGATcataaaaaacatttaattGAGTTTTATCTTTAAAAACCCATACGCCATTGCCAATAGGTTTGTTATCTTTAAAGTTACCAACAAAATACATTCCTATATTacgaaaagaaaaaaaaaaatgaattacattttagaaaaatattgaatatattatataagaaaagtagatttttttattaataaaaaaataaaaaaaaaaattaaataaccATTTGGCAATATCCATTTCCCATACGATATATATCCATCTACCCAATATCCTTCTAATATACTTTTacactttttatatatatattttcctaTATGGGATGttgttatattaataaaaattacataaattcaaattatatatatttggacaattataaaaactattattgaaaatatataatgaaatataaatgtaaaatatttaccccatccatttttttttccaaattTCCAACTTCCAACATATATgtcttcattttcatataCCATCATTCCATTATTGTGCTTTAAtccattaaaataattaccataataataattttttttttctataaattaaaaaaagaaaattccctaatattaaatatatatatatatatatatatatatatatatatatatgtatattaaaatattttttatataattgcCTTTAAAAGGACTAATCatgtatttttttccttttgctttatcaaaatttttcattaaatacaaaatttttttagaaatttttttttttttataatattctttatttttttcgttttcattttctttactatctttatcatttttatcgTCATTATAATATTTGTCTCTATATTCATCTTCattcatttcatttttatcctCATATCTACTTTCCTTATATTTTATGTCTTCATTATCACTATGCTCATCTTCATTATCTTCATTCTCATCATCATCTTCACTATCCTTATTCCCATATCTATCATCATCTTTTTCATCATCCTCATTCCTATCATATGtatcattttcatcttcattttcatcctcctcttcatcttcatcttcacCTTCATCCTCCTCTTTCTCCTCCTCTTCCTCCTCATCCACCTCTTTATCCTCCGTTCCATCCTCTGTTTTATCATCTGTTTCATCCTCTGTTTCATCCTCTGTTTTATCATCTGTTTCATCCTCTGTTTTATCATCTGTTTCATCCTCTGTTTTATCATCTGTTTCATCCTCTGTTTTATCATCTGtttcatcattttcttcatcCTTTTCTTCATCCTCTTCTTCATCctcatcttcatcttcattttcatcttcGTTTTCATCTTCGTTTTCATCTTCAGTTTcatcttcattattattttcattttctccATTTGAATTTGTTTCATCATCATCTTTATCCTCTtcactttcttttttatttccatGCTTTTTCGATTtcttattttccttttttttctttgtactgttattgtaaaaataagTGCCTATTCCATTTTTCTTATCATGCTCATAAGATCCTTGGTAGAAGTCTCCAttgtaatatttatattctccttaaaattaaaaaaataatagttattaataagaaaataattactggtatatatatatatatatatttttaatattaatataaaataaatattagcAACCATATCCATGTTTTCTTCCTTGTAATAAATTtccataatatttttcttttgtctTCAAATTTTTATGAGGATAAAATATTACAGTTCCTATTCCTGAATAATTTTCCAGTGAATTTGTTGATTCtccattatattttaataattttattttattttttttatatttttttagagacatttagaaataatataaattacatGTATGAAATTTTTAACACCATAAAGAATTccaaattattataatttttaataaaattatatctaTATTATGTGTATGTCTATTTACGTAAAaactaaatatataaatttattttcataaatttttataagtgtacaaaaaatattatttatatataattagaatgcatacataaaaaaaaaaaaaaaaataaataaataaattgtgtaaagaaataaatataagaataattatttagaaGATAATTTAATCATCTAAAAACGTGAAATGCTTAAATATCATGGCAActgttaaaaataatataaatagataaattccattttttattattatatatatatatctttaaaataatatatcattTCTTTTAGGAAGAGAgagtaaaattattaatagcTGCACGAAAaggtaatattttttttatttttcatcatttaataacaattaatatGAATACTTATATATtgttacttttattttttaattttttttttttaatattattttcatataatattttcatttttcttagGAACTTACGAAGATGTCGTTTCTTTGTCTAAATTGAAAATACCTTTGGGTGATTACGTTCAACCTCcagtaaatataataaaaaaaatttatataaacttTAAAATTCATATGCTTacatgaaaataaagaaaacaataaatatgatagaatgaatataaaatattaaatgtgAAAaggataaaattttttatcacATAAACCCATTAAGatttcaaaaattttaaacataaaaaattttctttttttttctttaaactATACTAGCATAATAGAACAGCCTTTTGGTATAGTTGTAGAAATGGTAGCTTAAAAATggcaaaaataattttaaaaaaaggaagtAACATAAATCATAAAGATGTTAATGGAATATCTCCACTGCATATTTGTGTTAAGCATGGGCATTTGAATTTGGCAAAATTTCTTATTGAAAATAAtgcaaatataaatataaaagataatgttaataagaaaaaaataaattaatgagagagagagagaaaaaaaaatgcaataAAAACTAACAatctataaataaaaaagtaaaaaaagataatataatatattctcatatttttttattttaggaTGGAAAAACTCCTATATTTTACgctataataaataaacattATGAAGTAATAGTGTTTTTTGCATTTTATTtcgaataataaaatttgtatctactatatatatatatatatgagaattcttaatgttttatttttttttattttttaaatttactcttatttctttaaaaattaaattttataatcaGTATTTTTCATTAGATCGTTAAATTGTTAGTAGAAAATGGTGCTGATGTTTCAATAAAAGACAATGtaaatttttgtatttcattacatttataaaaaaaaaatatacacatatatataatagaccataataaaaagaaaatgtaattattatttttaacttttatttactattttttctttttagaaTAATGCAAGTGCTTATGATTACGCCGATTTCActggaaaagaaaaattatctacctatatattatataaaagttaaaaaaaaaaaatttcatttcatttttaaaatatactaATTTTCTCACATTCTTTCAtccttaaaaattttaatttctttacaATATTTATAGGTAATGAGTTAATTGTTAAGAATGAACAAGATGCACTAAATAAGGACTAGATATTACAAATGAGTTCAAAtatatagaatttttttcatacttTAATAAATGAGGAAACGATATTTTCTATAgaacatataatttttaatataatttagagttataaatataattaaacatatataaaaaaagtatttgaatataatacttgtatatttaaaagaattttatatattcttgaAAAAGTAACTAGTATAGttatctttaaaaatataaaatgatatattttttttttctatatgttTGCATACAAAACGTGactttataatattttttttcttttcaaataagtatatatgtaaaacaacaaaaaaaaaaaaattaataaagatttattgataaaattaaaatatcaagaataaataaatatgcataaatgtatatttttttttactattttattCTTCATTACTAGgtcttaatatatataatgaaattacAGTAAGTTGAATTAATTTGTTAAAGAATAGTATtacaatttatttaaatataatatttattgctctactttttttttttttttattataatattatttattttaattgtaCAAgtttatatgcatatatatatttaaaaatttttttgtaaactaaaatttaatacaaattttaaatttcatgaaaattaaaaaaacaaaaaagacttttttttttttgttatcatttaaataatacttaagatttttatattcttttttataataattatataatttttttatttttatattacttttaatttttttttttttaatattaattagtATGCTTTGCTTTTCTTCTTTCTCCTCTTCCTAATGCATGGAAACCACTTTTAATAGTTGTAACAGAtctagataaaaataaaaatatatatatatatatgaaataattaaagaattaaaaaaaaaaaggataaataaaataaatatacataatgtaaaaaaaaaaaaaatataaatttatttgtataATTATAAGATAAATATGTTACCTTTTTGCTCCGCAAGCGTTACAATGTTGATGAAAAAGTCTAGTTCTACTATCCTTTTCCATGGTAGTATTCGGACTTTTACACATCTGACAAGTTACATATTctgttatatattttcttaataaaGCTTCAATATGTTTTGGTCcatattttccttttaataCTAATTGCCCTTCTCCTGCTATAGATCCTTCTGTTCCTAGTTCAGCTAAAACAAAATGGAAAACATGTTCTTCGTTTCTATTCATAATTGTACatatatctttaaaattaatCCATGCAACTTTTTTTGATCCTACTCTAACTACTTGTGGAGgttttattgtatatttttttgatatacaTAAATCTATGTTATGTTCATTTATTAATACTTGAATTCTTTGCAATAATTCATCATATGGATATACAGCACCTCTTTCAAATACATTTCCTGTTCCATCTATTATTACTTCTTCTACTTTTTCTGCTATTtccttcttcttcttctttttttttttttcaccaAAATCAAATAACTGCTTTGATTCATCATTTACTTTTTCTACATCACCAAAACTTAAACCTACATCTTCTATTTTATCTTCCATAttcatctttattattttattttattatatatgtatttacttatttctattttcttaATCGTCAGTATTTATAAAGATTCAACTATTATAAAACTATAAcactattaaaattttaaacgTCAGTTTCTCGTATGATttgtttttgtatttttctttgtttttttaggatttattatttattatttttccacaaaaatttttaatttatttttttaaaacgtATTCTTTATGCTATTCTATGTCTATGATATTTACTCGAAGAGTCTTTCTTTcaagtatttttttattttttttttttttttgttattataagATATACAAAATtcaatataatatttatcaatataatatttaatattataaatatattttgttactatataaaatttttgtaactataaattttttgtatgttatatatattcattttaattattttaaaatttccttacttttttaaatacattataaaatttattaatgtaca harbors:
- the SDH4 gene encoding succinate dehydrogenase subunit 4, putative encodes the protein MDNSTVNYCNMLVNKIFGSSIEKYFKIVNISIIIILMTVLHYIYSFNENSKYYNDKVLLYMYYGFLFCVICFAISINWIYYEYMKNKKNKNTQQIETRGDKKKD
- a CDS encoding ankyrin-repeat protein, putative produces the protein MATEERVKLLIAARKGTYEDVVSLSKLKIPLGDYVQPPHNRTAFWYSCRNGSLKMAKIILKKGSNINHKDVNGISPLHICVKHGHLNLAKFLIENNANINIKDNDGKTPIFYAIINKHYEIVKLLVENGADVSIKDNNNASAYDYADFTGKEKLSTYILYKSNELIVKNEQDALNKD
- a CDS encoding eukaryotic translation initiation factor 2 beta subunit, putative, with amino-acid sequence MEDKIEDVGLSFGDVEKVNDESKQLFDFGEKKKKKKKKEIAEKVEEVIIDGTGNVFERGAVYPYDELLQRIQVLINEHNIDLCISKKYTIKPPQVVRVGSKKVAWINFKDICTIMNRNEEHVFHFVLAELGTEGSIAGEGQLVLKGKYGPKHIEALLRKYITEYVTCQMCKSPNTTMEKDSRTRLFHQHCNACGAKRSVTTIKSGFHALGRGERRKAKHTN